The following nucleotide sequence is from Tardiphaga sp. 709.
TACAGGACACCCTCGGGCAACGGCAGCGTGTGCGGCTCGCCGGGCGGCCAGAACGGAGAGACGGCACTCACGGCAAGCCTCCTGACGCGGTCCTCATGCAGATACTCAGGCGAAACGGAAACCGGCGACATCACCGTCATACAGCGCTTCGAAATAGCCGACGATGACGGCGCGGATGTCCTGTTCGTCTTGCATCTTCAAGTCTCTGTTGTCGTGTATCAGTTGAGGCCGCCGGAACGCGCATGTTCCTCATCGGCAAGTTCAAGTCCGTGGTCGAGCGCTGCGAGCAGCCGCTCGGCATCCTGCTCGCTGATGATCAGCGGCGGCGCCAGGAATAGCGAGGTCTGCTCGCCTGATGTGCCGATCACTGCGCCTGCTTCCATCGCCCGTGCGGCGACGCGTGAAGCGATCGGATTTTCCTTGGTGTCAGCAGCCCATGAACGCCAGTCGGGCCCGTGCAGTTCGACGGTCCAATGCAGGCCCTGGCCTGCAACGCGGCTGACGCTCGGATGGTTACGGGCGAGTTCGAGCAGGCGCTTCGTGAAGAACACTTCCATGGCGCGCACGCGCGCCAGAATGTCCTCTTCCGTCACCACATTGAGATAGGCACTGATGGCGGCCATGCTGATCGGATGGCCACGTAGCGTGCCGTAGTTCTGCCAGCTCGATCCCTTGAGCTGCTCAACGATCTTCTTCGAGACCACCACTGCGGCCACCGCTGCAGCACCACCGCCGAGCGACTTGCCCATGGTGACGATATCCGGACGGCTCTTGGCGCCCTGGAACGCGAACCAGCGGCCAGAACGGCCGGCGCCGGTGACGACTTCGTCGGCGATCCAGATCGAATTTGCTTTGGCGGCGTGATCGGCGACTTCGTCTTGATAGTCGCCGTCGTAGTAATTGCCGCCCTGCGTGTAGTCGATGATGGTCGCCGCCGTATCTGCCAGAACAGTGCCAGCATCGGCGAGCACGTCTTTGACCGGCTGGTTGCTGAGCGGCGCGCCGTAGATCGCCCCGTCAGGTGCAGGCAGGATCTTCACCGGCGCCATCGGGGCCGGCAGACGCGAGCCGCCGGCCTGCACGGCGAGCCCACCATGCCAGTGCGGCTGCACAGTCATGCTGCGCGACAGACCGACGAGACCGTGATAGGCGCGCTCGCGCGTCGCCAGCGCTGACTTTTGCGACAGAGCCTGACAGAGCGACAGTGCCATGTCGTTGGCCTCGGAGCCGCTGATGCAGAAGCGTACCCCGCCGACCCAGTCCTCCTCGCCCGCGAAGGCGGTGCTGATCAGATCGTCCGCAGCTTTCTCGCGGCCGATCCAGGTCCAGCCCTCGTTGACGACCGGCGTATCCGCGGCTGCACGAATGGCTTCCACCATTTTCGGGTGGCGATGACCGAGCCCGCCGCCGGTGTTGCTGCCGTCGATCAGGCGGCGCCCATCTTGCAGATGGAAATAGACGCCTTCGCCACCGACCACGGTCAGAGGGGCGCTGTCGCCGGCATTGAGGCCCGTCCGCAAAAGTCTGCTCATCGATTATCCTTTTTATCCTTGCGGAGGTGCATCACGCGCGGCCATAGCCGCCGCCGCCGCACATCTCGATGGTGATGACATCGTCCCGTTGCAGCACGAGGTTCGACTTGCCCTCGACGTCGATTACCTCGCCGCCCCGCGTGAGCGTGAGGCGTGCGGTCTTGCCGGGTGCGCCGCCCTTCAGGCCAAACGGGGGAATAATCTTGCGCTCGACACAACTGGTCAGATGCATGCTGGGGGCAAGGATGCGGTAGCTGCGCACGACACCGTCGCCGCCCGGATAGGCGCCTGCCCCGCCGGAGCCCCAGCGGATCGCCTGCTGCTCGACGCGGATATTGTAGTTGGCCTCGATGGCCTCGGCCGGCGTGTTGGAGGTGTTGGTCAAGTGCACGCGGGTCGCGGCGCAGCCGGCGCGGTTGTGTCGCGCGCCCTCGCCGCCGGCATGGACCTCGTACAGCATCTTCCAGGAGCCATCCTGCCGCGGCTCGGCGAAAGAGAGCATGCCGGACGTGGTGGCGCCGCCCGACGACAGCCGCTCCGGAATCACGTTTTGCATGGCGAGGAAGATCGCATCGACGATGCGCAGCGATGTCTCGTGATTGCCGGCCGCCACCGGCGCGGTGAGACCGGGTTCGAAGATCGAGCCCGGTCGGGTGATGATAGTGAGCGGACGTAACGCGCCGCCATTCTGCTGCATGTCGCGCCCGCTCATGATGCGCGCGCTATAGGCCACCGCGGATTTCGCGATGAAGGACGTGGTGTTACAGAAATTCGAGACCCGGTCGCAACTGCCGGATAGATCGAACGTCGCTTCGTCGCCCTTGATGGTGATCTTGACATGGATACGCGCCGGCTCGTCATTGGGGCCGCCGTCGTCGAGGAAATCCTCGCCTTCATAGACGCCGTCAGGTAACCCGAGAATGGCTTCGCGCATCTCGGCTTCGGAGAGATCGTGCAGCCGCGATAGCGCCGCCACGAACATTGCCTTGCCGTGCTGCTTGCACAATTCGACGATGCGCTTTTCGCCGGCCAGCGTGCAGGCGATCTGGCCGAGCAAATCGCCCTCGCAGGATTCCGGATCGCGGACATTGACCTTGAGGAACTGGACGATGGCATCGCTGACACCCGCCGCCGTGACAATCTTGATCGGCGGAATCCGCAGTGCTTCCTGAAAGGTGTCGATGGCCTTGGCGAGATAGCTGCCCGGCCATGTGCCGCCGATATCAGGCCAATGCGCCAGGCTGACGGCGAAGGCAACGATGTCACCCTGGAAGAACACCGGGCGAACGACCTTGACGTCGTTGAGGTGATTGCCGCCGAGCGCGCCGAGATTATAGATCAACACATCGCCTTCGCTCAGTGTCGCAGCCGGCACGACCTTCAGCAATTCGCGGATCGTATAGGCCATGGCGCCGAGATGGACCGGGATGTCGCGGCCCTGCCCGACCAGTTCGCCCTGCGCATCGGTAATCGCCGAGGACAGATCGCCGGCCTCGCGCAGCAGCGGCGAGCGCGCCGAGCGTGTCATCACCAGACTCATCTCTTCCGCTGCGGCCGACAGGCCATGGCGGATCACTTCGACGGCAAAGGGGTCGAGCTTCATGATGCCACCTTCGCGAGATAGAGATTGCCGTTGCTGTCCGGCGTCGCCTGCCATTGCGGCGGCAGGACTACGGTGGACCACGCGTCTTCGATGATCGCCGGACCGGTCACGACGGAAGTCATGGCGCTGCGATCGACCACATCGGTCATGACGTCCAGCGCGCCATCGAACGAGCAACGGCGTTTCGGAGCAGCTTCGGCGTGCAAAACTGTCGTCGGACGGCTCACTTCGGTGGTCGAGGGTTGCCGTGCCTGCGCACGCACGGATTCGATCACGCAGCTTTCGTTGGTCGCGTAGCCGAACAACTCGCGATGCTTGACGAGAAAGTCCTGCCGAAGTCTATCGACATCGAGCGGCATCGTGAACGGCACGGGGATCGCATCGGCCTGCGCGGCATAGCGCATCAGCGCGACCAGTTCGGTCTGGATGGAGTCGCGCGGGATCGCATTGGCGAGCAAAGGCACAAGGGTCTGCTCGACCAGCACGTCGATACGCTGCGTGACCTTGGCGAGATCGATCCCGTCCAACGCGACGCGCAGAGTCTGCTGCTGCAGGAAGCTGAAATCGGCGGTCAGACATCCCAGCGCGGAAAAGGCGCTGGACGCGGCGGGCACCACGATCTCTGTGATCCCGTAGAGTTCGGCGAGACCCGCCGCATGCATCGGGCCGCCGCCGCCGAACGCCAGCAGCGTACAGTCGCGGCCATCGATCCCGCGCTCCACCGTCACGCGGCGCAGCGCGCGAGCCATGGTGGCATTCGCCACGCGGATGATGCCAAGTGCGGTTTCGGTAAGGCTCAGTCCAAGTCCTTGCGCGATCGGCTCGATCACGCGGGCTGCGGCATCGACATCGATGCCGATGCGGTCGCCGAGCTTGGTTTCGGGGTTGAGATAGCCGAGCAGCGCGTTGGCATCGGTGATGGTCGGCCTGGTGCCGCCACGGCCATAGCAGGCCGGGCCAGGCTCCGAGCCGGCACTTTCCGGCCCGACGGTCAGACCGCCGGCGCCGGCGCGTACGATAGAGCCACCGCCGGCGCCGATGGAATGCACCGCGAGCATCGGCTGACGCAGCGGGCGATCGCCAAGCATCTTGCCGTCGGCCATCTCCGCCTGACCATCGACGATCAGGCAGACGTCGGTCGTTGTGCCGCCCATATCGAAAGTGAGCACGCGGGATTTCTTGAGCTGGCGCGCGATGCTGACCGAGGCCGCGACGCCGGCGGCCGGGCCGGACATCGCCATCACCAGCGGGCGGCGCTTGACGGCCGAGATCGGGATCATCGCGCCGGCTGAATGAAACACCTGCAGGCCCGGACCGATGGGCAGACGTTCTTCAAGCTCGCTCAGATATTCCACCGCAATCGGCATTGCCGCTGCATTGAACGCCGTCGATGACGTGCGCTCATATTCGCGCGCTTCGGGATTGATCTCATGCGACAGCGAGACATGCGGCACAATGGCCTTCAACCGCTCGGCTAGAATCTGTTCATGGACGGGATTGGCATAGGCATGCAGCAGCGAGACGGCGACGCTTTCCACGCCGGTCTCCTTCAGCCAGGCGATCAGGCGCTTGATTTCGGCTTCGGCCAATGGCCTCAGCACCTGGCCCTCGTGATCAAGGCGCTCATCGAGCGCGAAACACAATTCACGCGGCACCAACGCCTTGGCCTTTGGCGCGATATCCAGGCGATAGAGGTCGCGGCGGCGATAGCGCGCGATCTCCAGAACATCTTCGAAACCCTTCGTCGCGATCAGCGCGATCCTGGGCAGGCGCTCTTCGACAATCGCATTGGTGATCCGGGTGGTGCCGTGAATGAAGCGCTTCACGTCGCTCTTGCGCAGACCAACAGCCTCGATGGCTTCGAGCATCGCCTGCACCGGCGCGTGCGGGCGCGACGGCACCTTGGCGATCCGCGTCTCTGACGTGTCGCGCCGAATGGCGATGATGTCGGTGAAGGTACCACCGATGTCGGTTCCGATTTCCCAGATATTCGTCACGCGCGTTGGTCCCGCTTTCGTTCAGGGCCGGCGATGCAGCACAAGGACTACATCGCCGGGTCGTTCGTCTTCGCTTACTTGCGGGCGAGATCGCGGAAATCGACCTGGCGGTGAAACCAGTAGGTGTAGCCATCAAGCTGCGGGATCATCACGGCGTCCTGGTTGGACTGCCACAAGAGCACCAGCGGAACTTCCTTGACGTATTCCGCGATCATCTGCTTGCCCATCTCGTCATACTTGGCCTGATCCTGCTCGAACCGAGCCTGATTGGCCAGTTTCACCACCAGCTCGTCATTCCAGGAGCTATAGTTCCAGCGCTGGTTACCGGTGAAGAAGTTGCGGAAGAAGTAATCCGTAGTCGGCAGCCAGGCGGTGGAGCCTTCGGTGAAGAACGGCAGTTTCTTCTCGGTGATCTGCGTCGACATCTGCGAGTCCGGCAGCTTCTGCACATCGACCTCGATATTGAGCTTCGCCAGCGCCTCCTTCAGCAGCGCCGCCATGGGCTCCGTAACAGCTGCGGAGCCGACATTGATGCTGAAAGTGGTCTTGAAGCCCTTCTCGAAACCAGCTTCAGCCAGAAGCTGCTTGGCCTTGGCCATATCGATCTTCGCCGGCATCGGCTGCGGGAAATCACCATTTGGTGGCGACGTCCACGACGCGCCGAACAGCGGGAAGCCGCGTTTGAAGATCGCTGCGCTGAACATGTCGTTATAGGGCAGCGCCATGGCGATGGCCTGACGGACCTTGAGATTGTCGAACGGCGCCATTTGCGTATTGAAGGCAATCATGGTGAAGCCGTTGGTCTGCGGCGTCGATTCCACTTTGACCTTGCCGCGCTGCTGCAGCGACGGCACGTCGCTGGCCTGCAGATCGATGGCGATGTCGGCATCGCCCTTCTCGATCAGATTGGCGCGCGTGGCGGGATCGCCGATGGTCTGTTCGATGACGCGCTTGAAGTAAGGCAGCTTGCCGTCACGGCCGCTCTTCCAGTTGTCGTTGCGCTTCAGGATCAACTGCTCGCCCGGCTTGAACATCTCGACCGTATAGGCGCCCGAGCCAGCGGTATTGGTCTTCAGCCATTCCTGCGCCCAGGGGTCTTCGGCGGTCGCATGCTGTTTCGCGAGCTTGCTGTTGAAGATCGGCGCCAGCGGCGTGGCGAGATTGGCCAGCGCCAGACGATCCGCTTTGGGTAGTGTTACGGTGATCGTGCGCTCGTCGACAATCGCGAATTGCTCGGCCTTGGTCAGCGATCCCGTGCCCATTTGCCCTGCGGCAATGGATTTGGCAGTGACGGCACGATCGAGCGACCATTTCACGTCTTCTGCGGTGACGGGCGTGCCATCGTGCCACTTGGTATCGCGCAGCTTGAAGGTGATCTTCAGCCCGTCCGGGCTGACCTCATAGCTCTCGGCCAATTCGCCGCGGATCTTGCTGCGATCAAATACCCAGACGCCGTTCTCGTCGCGCTTGCGGTCGAAGGCCACAAGGCGGTCATAGATGCTGGTCGAGACGCCAAAGGCCTCACGTGTCGCACCCGGCGTGGTGGGGTCCAGCGTCGGGATATTGTTGCCGGTCACCTGGCGCAGGGTCTCGGCCCGCGTCTGCGCCTGTGCCGCCGCTGGTGTGAGCGCCATCAGCACCACGCTGCCCGTCAATCTCAACAAACGCCCGCGATCAGCCATCATCTGCCACCGTCCCCTGTCGAACCTCGTTCTGCAAAATCTTGGCGCATCGCGCGCATCCGGATAGAGCCAGACTCGCTGGAAACGACTAGGCCAGATTGCCGGACGCAGGGTAATGCGCTAGCGAGGCGCTAAGGTGCTTAGTTACAGTGCAAGCGCTGCACGCAAATGCAGCAACGATCCCATCAGCGCGCTGATTTATTCAGATGCAGGATGTGCGGCAGTTGTCGCGCCGTCGATGGCTCGACGAGATCGCGCCTACGCGGCGGCAAGGGGAGCTACCCGCCGAAGATTGAGCAATTTGCAGGCGCGTGGCCACTGCCGGGAAACGCATATGGCGGATCGGATTATTTTTTTGCTGCAGATGGCTCCACACCGAGAAGCTGCGCCATTTTCGCGATCAGGCGCGGCGCATCGGTGGGCTTGAGGCGGCCATAGCCCAATACGAGGCCGGCATAGATCGGCGTCTCCAGATGATTCTGCGATAGCGGCTGCACGTGGAGACCCCCTTGCTTCAACAGCCGTGCCGCCTCCACATCGCTCATCCGCGCCTTCAGGCGCTCGGTGAACAGAGCGACGAGATGAAGACCGGTTGCACAGGGAGCGACAGTGAGATCATCAGGCAAATACTGACGGATCGCATCCATTAAGGCCTGCTGCCGTTCCGCATAGACTTTTCGCATGCGGCGGAGATGGCGCAGCAGATGGCCCTCGCGCATGAATTCGGCGAGCGCGCGCTGGCCGATGCCGGAACTGTGCACGTCGATGCGCGCGCGGCCCTTGGTGAAGATCTCGACGAAGCGCTCCGGCGCGACGATGTAGCCCAAGCGCAAGCTCGGCATCATGATCTTGGAGAAGGTGCCGAGATAGATCACGCGCTGCTCGCGGTCGAGCGACTTCAGCGACGCGATCATGCTGTCCTGATGCCGGAACTCGGAATTGTAGTCGTCCTCGACAATCCAGACGTCGTTGCGATTGGCCCAGTCGAGCAATTCGAGCCTCCGCTCCAGCCCCATGCTGACGCCGAGCGGATATTGATGCGACGGCGTCACCACGATCAGCTTCGCATTCGGCGCGCGGCGAATGCCCTCGGTGACGCATAGCCCCTTGTCGTCCACCGGTATCGGCACCAATTTACCGCCGGCCGCCGTCAGCGACCACTGCGCCTCGACGAAGCCCGGCTCCTCCACCCAAACTTCGTCGCCATGATCGAGGATCATGCGGCTACACAGGTCCAGCGCGCTGGAAGTGCCCGAGGTAACGACGATCTGCTCAGGCGTGCAGACGAGACCACGTACCGCGCCAAGGAAGTCCGCGATCTCGCGCCGAAGCTCCGGAAGGCCGGCGGGGGACAAATCGAGGCATTCCTCCTTGTCAGGTTGCAGCGACGTCTGGCGCAGCAACCGAGCCCAATCGCCGAACGGAAAGGTCGAGATATCGGGCGCACCGGGGCTGAAATCCGACGCCCAATTGGTCTCGTAGGTGAAGCCAATCAGCAACTGCCAGCGCTGAGAGATGGGACCGGCGATGCGCGAGATATCCGCAGACGCGCCCGCCGGCGATGCTGCGTTGCGGCTGACCGCGGCGACCGAGACACCGCCGCGCGGCATCGATTCCAGATAGCCTTCGGCGTAGAGGATGTCCCAGGCACTCAACACCACCATGCGCGAGCAACCGAGTTCGCGCGCAATCTCCCGCGAACCGAGAAACTGGGTGCCCGCCGGCAGCATCCCCTGCAGAATCCCGTCGCGCATCTGCGCCGCAATTTGCTGGGGCAATGCCACTGACGAAGCCCGGTCAAGACGGATGCCCGCCAATGACATCCGTCTCCTCTGGCCAGTGGAATTCTGCATGCGAAACGAGGCCCGGACAAACGATCGAGATGAATGTGACTGAACAAGTAGCAGCACGGAAGGCTGGACGTCCACATTGCACCGTATGGCCTAAATAGCGGAGCTTGCCAGGCGCCCTGCACACGGTTTGAGATCGGAGCTAAGACGCTTCCAGCGTGCTAAAATCTCGATCGCAATACCGGCCCTCGCAATGCGCGAAATCCGGACCTCTGCCTCAAGTCCTTCGAAGATATCCGGAGCCTGGAGGAATCGGGCGTATCAGCGATCTGCAATCACGGCCTGCACCAACGGCACCCCTCCACAAGGGCTCGGATTTACGAATGAAGGTCCGCTTTGCGCCAAAAGCGAACAACCCAACCATTGCTGATTCCGAAGTCAGAAACTCTGGGTAGTCCAAGAGACGAGCTCTTTGGCAAGGTTTGAGAAAGCGGAGTCGAAAGCCCGAACGGTTCCTGGTGCATCCAGCTTTTCGATCCTCTGGCTTTGGCGAAATATTCGGGAAGCGATGACCTTTCCATCCTTATCCAGAATCTTTGTAGACAACTCAATTTCTGCCGCTGGCGTTTCATCAGGCCCAACGTCAAATCGTCTGATATCGATAGTGGGCTCAATTGGTCGGTGCAACACTCTAATCTTGTAGCAAAGATGGAGTGCGGACATGAACCGGCGACAACGCATTAACTACTCGGCGGCGCAACGATCCGAGATCTGGGATCGTTGGCAAGCAGGCGAACCGATGAGTTCGATCGGACGCCGGTTTGACCGCGATTCCTCATTGGTATTCTCGATCATATCGCCGACTGGCGGTATCCGGCCGCCGGATCGGTGCCGTGCCAAGCGAGCGCTTAGTCTGTCTGAACGGGAGGAGATTTCTCGTTGGCTCAGCATGTGCCGCTCCTTGCGGTCGATCGCACGTCATTTGGGACGATCGGCTTCAACCATCAGCCGTGAAGTCCGACGCAATGGTGGGGCGGATCGCTATCGGGCAGCCCGGTCCGATCAGGCCGCCTGGGATCGATCGCGGCGACCCAAGCTCTGCAAGCTGGCTTGTCGTCCGTTCTTGAGGCGGACAGTATCGACCTTGTTGGGGAGGCACTGGTCGCCGGAACAGATTGCCGGCTGGCTGAAGCGGACGCACCCGGCGGAGCCCGAAAAGCAGGTGTCACACGAGACGATCTATCGCAGCCTGTTCATCCAGGCGCGCGGCGTCCTGAAAAAGGAGCTTCTTGAGCACCTGAGAGCAAAGCGTACGGTTCGTCGCTCCAGGCATGCGAGCATGAAACGGAACGGGCTCGGCCAGATCAAGAACGCCGTATCCATCAGTGAACGACCGCCTTCCGTCGATGATCGTGCGGTCCCTGGCCATTGGGAAGGCGATCTGATCGGTGGATCGAGGAATAGCTATATCGCAACGCTTGTTGAACGGCATTCGCGCTATGTGATGCTGATTAAAGTCGCGAACAAAGATACCGAAAGCGTTGTCTCGGCGTTGATCAAGCAATCGCGGCGGTTGCCCAGCGAACTTTACAGGTCCCTGACTTGGGACAGAGGTAAGGAGCTCGCCGACCATCAGCGACTGGCATTGGCCGCCGACGTCGATATCTATTTTTGTGACCCTCGCTCCCCATGGCAGCGCGGATCAAACGAGAACACCAACAGGTTGCTGCGCCAATATCTGCCGCGGGGCACCGATCTCTCCTTGCACAGCCAAGCCAGGCTCAGCGCCATTGCAAGGCAGCTCAATGAGCGACCACGGAAAACCTTGCTTTATCAGACGCCGGCTGAGAGGTTTGCCGAATGTGTTGCA
It contains:
- a CDS encoding IS30 family transposase yields the protein MNRRQRINYSAAQRSEIWDRWQAGEPMSSIGRRFDRDSSLVFSIISPTGGIRPPDRCRAKRALSLSEREEISRWLSMCRSLRSIARHLGRSASTISREVRRNGGADRYRAARSDQAAWDRSRRPKLCKLACRPFLRRTVSTLLGRHWSPEQIAGWLKRTHPAEPEKQVSHETIYRSLFIQARGVLKKELLEHLRAKRTVRRSRHASMKRNGLGQIKNAVSISERPPSVDDRAVPGHWEGDLIGGSRNSYIATLVERHSRYVMLIKVANKDTESVVSALIKQSRRLPSELYRSLTWDRGKELADHQRLALAADVDIYFCDPRSPWQRGSNENTNRLLRQYLPRGTDLSLHSQARLSAIARQLNERPRKTLLYQTPAERFAECVAAIG
- a CDS encoding hydantoinase/oxoprolinase family protein — protein: MTNIWEIGTDIGGTFTDIIAIRRDTSETRIAKVPSRPHAPVQAMLEAIEAVGLRKSDVKRFIHGTTRITNAIVEERLPRIALIATKGFEDVLEIARYRRRDLYRLDIAPKAKALVPRELCFALDERLDHEGQVLRPLAEAEIKRLIAWLKETGVESVAVSLLHAYANPVHEQILAERLKAIVPHVSLSHEINPEAREYERTSSTAFNAAAMPIAVEYLSELEERLPIGPGLQVFHSAGAMIPISAVKRRPLVMAMSGPAAGVAASVSIARQLKKSRVLTFDMGGTTTDVCLIVDGQAEMADGKMLGDRPLRQPMLAVHSIGAGGGSIVRAGAGGLTVGPESAGSEPGPACYGRGGTRPTITDANALLGYLNPETKLGDRIGIDVDAAARVIEPIAQGLGLSLTETALGIIRVANATMARALRRVTVERGIDGRDCTLLAFGGGGPMHAAGLAELYGITEIVVPAASSAFSALGCLTADFSFLQQQTLRVALDGIDLAKVTQRIDVLVEQTLVPLLANAIPRDSIQTELVALMRYAAQADAIPVPFTMPLDVDRLRQDFLVKHRELFGYATNESCVIESVRAQARQPSTTEVSRPTTVLHAEAAPKRRCSFDGALDVMTDVVDRSAMTSVVTGPAIIEDAWSTVVLPPQWQATPDSNGNLYLAKVAS
- a CDS encoding ABC-type transport auxiliary lipoprotein family protein, translated to MRCRRFMSALHLCYKIRVLHRPIEPTIDIRRFDVGPDETPAAEIELSTKILDKDGKVIASRIFRQSQRIEKLDAPGTVRAFDSAFSNLAKELVSWTTQSF
- a CDS encoding PLP-dependent aminotransferase family protein; amino-acid sequence: MRDGILQGMLPAGTQFLGSREIARELGCSRMVVLSAWDILYAEGYLESMPRGGVSVAAVSRNAASPAGASADISRIAGPISQRWQLLIGFTYETNWASDFSPGAPDISTFPFGDWARLLRQTSLQPDKEECLDLSPAGLPELRREIADFLGAVRGLVCTPEQIVVTSGTSSALDLCSRMILDHGDEVWVEEPGFVEAQWSLTAAGGKLVPIPVDDKGLCVTEGIRRAPNAKLIVVTPSHQYPLGVSMGLERRLELLDWANRNDVWIVEDDYNSEFRHQDSMIASLKSLDREQRVIYLGTFSKIMMPSLRLGYIVAPERFVEIFTKGRARIDVHSSGIGQRALAEFMREGHLLRHLRRMRKVYAERQQALMDAIRQYLPDDLTVAPCATGLHLVALFTERLKARMSDVEAARLLKQGGLHVQPLSQNHLETPIYAGLVLGYGRLKPTDAPRLIAKMAQLLGVEPSAAKK
- a CDS encoding aminotransferase class III-fold pyridoxal phosphate-dependent enzyme, with amino-acid sequence MSRLLRTGLNAGDSAPLTVVGGEGVYFHLQDGRRLIDGSNTGGGLGHRHPKMVEAIRAAADTPVVNEGWTWIGREKAADDLISTAFAGEEDWVGGVRFCISGSEANDMALSLCQALSQKSALATRERAYHGLVGLSRSMTVQPHWHGGLAVQAGGSRLPAPMAPVKILPAPDGAIYGAPLSNQPVKDVLADAGTVLADTAATIIDYTQGGNYYDGDYQDEVADHAAKANSIWIADEVVTGAGRSGRWFAFQGAKSRPDIVTMGKSLGGGAAAVAAVVVSKKIVEQLKGSSWQNYGTLRGHPISMAAISAYLNVVTEEDILARVRAMEVFFTKRLLELARNHPSVSRVAGQGLHWTVELHGPDWRSWAADTKENPIASRVAARAMEAGAVIGTSGEQTSLFLAPPLIISEQDAERLLAALDHGLELADEEHARSGGLN
- a CDS encoding ABC transporter substrate-binding protein, which codes for MADRGRLLRLTGSVVLMALTPAAAQAQTRAETLRQVTGNNIPTLDPTTPGATREAFGVSTSIYDRLVAFDRKRDENGVWVFDRSKIRGELAESYEVSPDGLKITFKLRDTKWHDGTPVTAEDVKWSLDRAVTAKSIAAGQMGTGSLTKAEQFAIVDERTITVTLPKADRLALANLATPLAPIFNSKLAKQHATAEDPWAQEWLKTNTAGSGAYTVEMFKPGEQLILKRNDNWKSGRDGKLPYFKRVIEQTIGDPATRANLIEKGDADIAIDLQASDVPSLQQRGKVKVESTPQTNGFTMIAFNTQMAPFDNLKVRQAIAMALPYNDMFSAAIFKRGFPLFGASWTSPPNGDFPQPMPAKIDMAKAKQLLAEAGFEKGFKTTFSINVGSAAVTEPMAALLKEALAKLNIEVDVQKLPDSQMSTQITEKKLPFFTEGSTAWLPTTDYFFRNFFTGNQRWNYSSWNDELVVKLANQARFEQDQAKYDEMGKQMIAEYVKEVPLVLLWQSNQDAVMIPQLDGYTYWFHRQVDFRDLARK
- a CDS encoding hydantoinase B/oxoprolinase family protein — protein: MKLDPFAVEVIRHGLSAAAEEMSLVMTRSARSPLLREAGDLSSAITDAQGELVGQGRDIPVHLGAMAYTIRELLKVVPAATLSEGDVLIYNLGALGGNHLNDVKVVRPVFFQGDIVAFAVSLAHWPDIGGTWPGSYLAKAIDTFQEALRIPPIKIVTAAGVSDAIVQFLKVNVRDPESCEGDLLGQIACTLAGEKRIVELCKQHGKAMFVAALSRLHDLSEAEMREAILGLPDGVYEGEDFLDDGGPNDEPARIHVKITIKGDEATFDLSGSCDRVSNFCNTTSFIAKSAVAYSARIMSGRDMQQNGGALRPLTIITRPGSIFEPGLTAPVAAGNHETSLRIVDAIFLAMQNVIPERLSSGGATTSGMLSFAEPRQDGSWKMLYEVHAGGEGARHNRAGCAATRVHLTNTSNTPAEAIEANYNIRVEQQAIRWGSGGAGAYPGGDGVVRSYRILAPSMHLTSCVERKIIPPFGLKGGAPGKTARLTLTRGGEVIDVEGKSNLVLQRDDVITIEMCGGGGYGRA